A part of Streptomyces sp. DSM 40750 genomic DNA contains:
- a CDS encoding sarcosine oxidase subunit alpha family protein, producing the protein MLLITCPWCGLRDEAEFHYGGQAHVPYPENPAALTDEEWARYLFFRDNPKGPFAERWSHAAGCRKWFNAVRDTATNEILAVYRTGEERPATVESRPVTSQPRPAQPARPAFEHEAHSGPKPGSGGGSPQDGTGKGGGGAASISGSAAGQPFRHATRGRIDREAPLTFTFDGTEYQGYRGDTLASALLANGVIGTGTSIRLGRPRGIFSAGVEEPNAVIQIEAPFPEPMLPATTVELYDGLVASSLPGQGRLATEPDPARYDAVHAHCDLLIVGAGPAGLAAAAAAARSGARVILADDQPEPGGSLLGTGEHLDWAEEIAGQLDTAPEVRVLRRTTVFGYYDDNHLLAVERRTNHLGADAPENVSRERVWRIRASRVVLATGAHERSLAFADNDRPGVMLAASARTYANRHGVLPGRHAVVFTTNDSAYASALDLAAAGVDIAAIVDTRPEPGEWARHARQAGIEVLTGHAVTGTQGDARLTAVTVAPYGESAGQREFAADLLLVSGGWNPVAHLFSQAGGKLRHDEALGSFVPDTCRQAVEVAGSASGVLDLAGVLAQGAAAGARAIEAEGYTPQTPRLPHAAAPPQTPPMHVYVVPGASGAPRFVDLQRDVTVDDLTRATGAGMRSVEHTKRYTTAGTANDQGKTSGVLASGVVAELLGVDISALGTTTFRPPYTPVSFATLAGRDRGALHDPIRTTALHPWHVEHGALFENVGQWKRPWYYPQDGEDMEAAVLRECAAAREGVAFMDASTLGKIDVQGPDAAVFLDRLYTNMMSTLKVGMIRYGVMCRLDGMLFDDGTVIRLAQDRFLVTTTTGNAAAVLDWMEEWLQTEWPELKVHCTSVTEQWATVALVGPRSRDVLGTLAPELAVSNDDFPFMAWRGTTVAGIEARVCRISFSGELAYEINVSPWDALTLWQALYEAGAPYGITPYGTETMHVLRAEKGYPIIGQDTDGTVTPQDLGMNWVVSKKKPDFIGKRSYARADTLRADRKHLVGLLPEDPATFLPEGTHLVADSVLPAPPVPMLGHVTSSYRSAALGRTFALALIKGGRDRVGERLYAPVGDRLVPVTVASPVLYDPEGARRDG; encoded by the coding sequence GCTGCTCATCACCTGCCCGTGGTGCGGGCTCCGCGACGAGGCCGAGTTCCACTACGGCGGCCAGGCCCACGTGCCGTACCCGGAGAACCCGGCGGCCCTCACCGACGAGGAGTGGGCCCGCTACCTGTTCTTCCGCGACAACCCGAAGGGCCCGTTCGCCGAGCGCTGGAGCCACGCCGCGGGCTGCCGCAAGTGGTTCAACGCGGTGCGGGACACGGCGACGAACGAGATCCTGGCGGTGTACAGGACGGGTGAGGAACGCCCGGCGACAGTGGAGTCACGTCCGGTCACCTCTCAGCCACGTCCGGCACAACCAGCCCGTCCGGCGTTTGAGCACGAGGCCCATTCGGGGCCGAAGCCGGGGTCCGGGGGCGGCAGCCCCCAGGACGGGACGGGTAAGGGCGGCGGGGGCGCCGCATCCATCAGCGGCTCCGCCGCGGGGCAGCCGTTCCGCCACGCCACCCGCGGCCGAATCGACCGCGAAGCCCCCCTCACCTTCACCTTCGACGGCACCGAATACCAGGGCTACCGCGGCGACACCCTCGCCTCCGCCCTCCTCGCCAACGGCGTCATCGGGACCGGCACCAGCATCAGACTCGGCCGCCCCCGAGGCATCTTCTCGGCCGGCGTCGAGGAACCCAACGCCGTGATCCAGATCGAGGCCCCCTTCCCGGAGCCGATGCTGCCGGCCACGACCGTCGAGCTGTACGACGGCCTCGTGGCGAGCAGCCTCCCCGGCCAGGGCCGCCTCGCCACCGAGCCCGACCCGGCCCGCTACGACGCCGTGCACGCCCACTGCGACCTGCTGATCGTCGGCGCGGGCCCGGCCGGCCTCGCGGCCGCGGCGGCGGCAGCGAGGAGCGGCGCCCGCGTGATCCTCGCCGACGACCAACCGGAGCCGGGCGGCAGCCTCCTGGGCACGGGCGAACACCTCGACTGGGCCGAAGAGATCGCCGGACAACTCGACACCGCCCCCGAGGTCCGCGTACTGCGCCGCACCACCGTCTTCGGCTACTACGACGACAACCACCTCCTCGCCGTCGAGCGCCGCACCAACCACCTGGGCGCGGACGCCCCCGAGAACGTCTCCCGCGAACGCGTCTGGCGCATCCGCGCGAGCCGCGTCGTCCTCGCCACCGGCGCCCACGAGCGTTCACTCGCCTTCGCGGACAACGACCGCCCCGGCGTGATGCTGGCCGCCTCGGCCCGCACCTACGCCAACCGCCACGGCGTCCTGCCCGGCCGCCACGCGGTCGTCTTCACCACCAACGACAGTGCCTACGCGTCAGCTCTGGACCTCGCCGCGGCGGGCGTGGACATCGCGGCGATCGTCGACACCCGCCCCGAACCGGGGGAGTGGGCGCGGCACGCGCGGCAGGCCGGCATCGAGGTGCTGACCGGGCACGCCGTCACCGGCACTCAGGGCGACGCACGTCTCACCGCCGTGACCGTCGCCCCGTACGGAGAGTCCGCGGGACAGCGGGAGTTCGCCGCCGATCTCCTGCTGGTCTCCGGCGGCTGGAACCCCGTGGCGCACCTGTTCAGCCAGGCGGGCGGCAAGCTGCGTCACGACGAGGCACTGGGCTCCTTCGTCCCCGACACCTGCCGTCAGGCGGTCGAGGTCGCGGGCAGCGCGAGCGGCGTGCTCGACCTCGCCGGGGTGCTCGCACAGGGCGCGGCCGCCGGCGCCCGCGCGATCGAGGCCGAGGGCTACACCCCGCAGACGCCCCGCCTCCCGCACGCGGCCGCCCCGCCGCAGACCCCGCCCATGCATGTGTACGTCGTCCCCGGTGCCTCCGGCGCACCCCGCTTCGTCGACCTCCAACGCGATGTCACCGTCGACGACCTGACCCGCGCGACCGGCGCCGGTATGCGCTCGGTCGAGCACACCAAGCGCTACACCACGGCCGGCACCGCCAACGACCAGGGCAAGACGTCCGGGGTCCTGGCCAGCGGCGTCGTCGCCGAACTGCTCGGCGTCGACATCTCCGCGCTCGGCACGACCACCTTCCGTCCCCCCTACACCCCCGTCTCCTTCGCCACGCTCGCCGGCCGCGACCGCGGCGCGCTGCACGACCCGATCCGCACGACGGCCCTGCACCCCTGGCATGTCGAGCACGGCGCCCTCTTCGAGAACGTCGGTCAGTGGAAGCGCCCTTGGTACTACCCGCAGGACGGCGAGGACATGGAGGCCGCGGTGCTGCGCGAGTGCGCCGCCGCCCGCGAAGGCGTCGCCTTCATGGACGCCTCCACCCTCGGCAAGATCGACGTCCAGGGCCCGGACGCCGCCGTCTTCCTCGACCGGCTCTACACCAACATGATGAGCACCCTGAAGGTCGGCATGATCCGCTACGGCGTGATGTGCCGCCTGGACGGCATGCTCTTCGACGACGGTACGGTCATCCGCCTCGCCCAGGACCGCTTCCTGGTCACCACCACGACGGGCAACGCGGCCGCCGTACTGGACTGGATGGAGGAGTGGCTGCAGACCGAGTGGCCCGAGCTGAAGGTCCACTGCACATCCGTGACCGAACAGTGGGCCACCGTCGCACTCGTCGGCCCCCGCTCCCGCGACGTCCTGGGCACACTGGCGCCCGAACTGGCCGTCTCCAACGACGACTTCCCGTTCATGGCATGGCGCGGGACAACCGTCGCGGGCATCGAGGCCCGGGTCTGCCGGATCAGCTTCTCCGGCGAACTGGCCTACGAGATCAACGTGTCACCGTGGGACGCCCTCACCCTCTGGCAGGCGCTGTACGAGGCCGGAGCCCCGTACGGCATCACCCCCTACGGCACCGAGACCATGCACGTCCTGCGCGCCGAGAAGGGCTACCCCATCATCGGCCAGGACACCGACGGCACCGTCACCCCCCAGGACCTCGGCATGAACTGGGTGGTCTCGAAGAAGAAGCCCGACTTCATCGGCAAGCGCTCCTACGCCCGCGCCGACACCCTCCGCGCCGACCGCAAGCACCTGGTCGGCCTGCTCCCGGAGGACCCGGCCACCTTCCTCCCCGAAGGCACCCACCTCGTCGCCGACAGCGTGCTGCCCGCCCCGCCCGTCCCGATGCTCGGCCACGTCACCTCCAGCTACCGCAGCGCCGCCCTCGGCCGGACCTTCGCGCTCGCCCTGATCAAGGGCGGCCGGGACCGCGTCGGTGAGCGGCTGTACGCCCCCGTGGGCGACCGGCTGGTCCCGGTGACCGTCGCAAGCCCCGTCCTCTACGACCCCGAGGGAGCCCGTCGCGATGGCTGA